The stretch of DNA AGTCTGCCCGCGAGGACCTCGCAGATGAGATCAGGGACCTGTCCGCGCGGTCGCTGACCTTTCAACCAGCGGGCGACGGCCGTGTGTTCGTACCGGAGTGGGACTCCTCGCGCGCCGCCGACTTGGTTCACACGTGCGGCAAGTCCCGCGTGAGAGATGCCCGCCTCGTCAAGAAGGGCGTCGAGCAAGGTGTTGGGCTGCATGAATGCACTCCGGCGATCATCCGGTTACTCGGTGTGTCCAGCGTAAGGGAGCCAGGTTCACACGGGGTGTGAACCGAACACCCACATCGGTGGGGCGTGCACACTCCCCCCTGGTGCCGTGTGAAGGGTTCACTGGGAGCTTCCCTCCCCCGAAGACCGGCCGGGTCACCGGGCTCCCCCACGCGAACAAGTGCGGCGACCCGGCCACCGCGCCGTCCGGCCACCGGGTGCACCCGTCTCCCCCCGGTGGCCGGGCGGCACGACCTCTGCTCCGCACCCACGAGCGAACGCACCGGCGGGGCCACGAGGTGGCGACGTCGAAGGGCGCACCCGGAGTTCCGGGTGCGCCCTTCGACATCGGCCGGCCCGTCCGCCTGGCGACGGGGGCGGCGCGGCGGTCAGGCCCCGCGCAGTGCGGCCCCTGTCCGCTCGGTGGCGAGAGCGACGGCCGCGTCCCTGGCCGCCGTCGCCTCCTCCACGGTGAGCGTACGATCGCCCGCGCGGAAACGGAGCGCGTACGCCAGGGACTTGCGCCCCTCGCCGATCTGCGCACCCTCGAAGAGGTCGAACAGCCGGATGGATTCGAGCAGTTCGCCCGCGCCCTCGCGCAGCGCGCCCTCGACGTCGGCAGCGGGCACCTCCGACGCCACGATCAGCGCCACGTCCTGGGTCGCCACCGGGAAGGCGGAGATCCGCGGAGCCGTGACAGGGCCCGTTCCCGCGCGCTCCAGGGTGTCGAGGTCGAGTTCCATCGCGCTGGTACGGGCGGGCAGGCCGAGCGTCTTCAGTACGCCCGGGTGGAGCTCACCCGCGTACCCGATGACGTGCTCGGTTCCCTCGACGGAGACGGCGAGTTCGGCGCAGCGGCCGGGGTGCCAGGGGCCGTAGCGGCCCTGGCGCACCAGCAGCTCGGCGCCGGCCTCGCGGGCGACGGAACGTGCCGCCTCGACGGCGTCGGCCCATTCGCCCGGCCGGCCCTTGCCCCACCAGCCTGCCTGCTCGCGGGCGCCCGCCAGCACGACGGCGAGGTGCCTGGGCTGGTCGGGCAGTGCCGCGTCGAGCCCCGCGATCTGCTCGGTGCTCGGACGGTGGTCCACGGGCAGCGCCGAGGCGATCTTGGCCTCGTCACGCGGGTGGAAGACCAGCCCGGTCTCGAAGAGCGCGAGGTCGTGGCTGCCGCGCCCGTCGTTGCGGCGCAGCGCGCCGAGCAGACCGGGCAGCAGCGTCGTACGGAGCGCGGGCTCCTCGTCGGAGAGCGGGTTGGCGAGGGTGACGACCCGGCGGGCGGGGTCGTCGGCGTCCAGGCCGAGCTGGTCGAAGACCTGCTCGCTGATGAACGGGTAGTTCAGCGCCTCGACGTACCCGGCCCCCGACAGCGTCCGGCCGACCTTGCGGTGCAGCCGCTGCCGCTCGGTGAGACCGCGGCCCGCGGGGGGCCTCGGGAGCGTGGAGGGCAGGTTCTCGTAGCCCTCCAGCCTGATGACCTCCTCCGCGAGATCGTTGGGGTCGGTGAGGTCGGGGCGCCAGGACGGCACGGTGACGACCAGCTCGTCCTGGCCGTACACGTCGCAGCCGACCTCCTGGAGGCGGCGTACGACGGTCTCGCGGCCGTAGGTGACGCCCGCCACGCGGTCCGGATGGTCGGCGGGCAGCGAGATGGTGCGGGGCGCCGAGGGCGCGATGACCTCGGTGACCCCGGCGTCGGCCGTACCACCCGCGAGCAGTACGAGCAGGTCGACGGTGCGCTGCGCCGCCGCGGAGGCGGCCTGCGGGTCGACGCCCCGCTCGAAGCGGCGGGACGCCTCGGAGGCCAGCTTGTGCCTGCGCGCCGTACGGGCGATGGAGACCGCCTCGAAGTGGGCGGCCTCGATCACGACGTCCGTGGTGCCCGACGCCCTGCCGGTCTCCTGGTCGGCCGTCGGGTCAGCGATCTCGGTGTTCGCGCCGCCCATGACCCCCGCGAGGCCGATGGGGCCGCGGTTGTCGGTGATCACCAGGTCCTCGGGGTCCAGCTTGCGCTTGGCCCCGTCGAGGGTGGTGATGGTCTCGCCCGGCTCCGCGCGGCGTACGCCGATCGGTCCGTCCACGCGGGAGCGGTCGTAGGCGTGCAGCGGCTGGCCGAGCTCCAGCATCACGTAGTTGGTGATGTCGACGGCGAGCGAGATGGGCCGCATCCCCGCCTTCTGGAGGCGGCGGCGCAGCCAGACAGGCGACCGCGCCTCGGGGTTGAGACCGGTGACCGTACGGGCCGTGAAGCGGTCGCAGCCCATGGGGTCGGCGATCTTCACCGGGTGGCCGAAGGCGTTGGGACCGGGCACGTCGAGCAGGGCCGGGTCCCTGAGGGGCAGGCCGTAGGCGATGGCGGCCTCGCGGGCGATACCGCGCAGGGAGAGGCAGTAGCCGCGGTCGGGGGTGACCGCGATGTCCAGGACCTCGTCCACGAGCTGAAGCAGCTCGATGGCGTCGGTGCCGACCTCGTACTCGGGTGGCAGGACGATGATGCCGTCCTCCGAGTCCCAGGCGCCCATGCCCAGCTCGTCCGCGGAGCAGATCATGCCGTGGGAGGTCTTGCCGTACGTCTTGCGCGCGGAGATCGCGAAGTCGCCGGGGAGCACGGCGCCGGGCAGGACCACGACTACCTTGTCACCGACGGCGAAGTTCCTCGCGCCGCAGACGATCTCCTGCGGCGCGCCCGTGCTGTTGGCCGTGCCCACGTCGACGGTGCAGAAGCGGATGGGCTTCTTGAACCCTTCGAGCTCCTCGATGGTGAGGACCTTGCCGACGACGAGCGGGCCCTTGAGGCCGGAGCCGAGCTGCTCGACCGTCTCGACCTCAAGGCCCGCGGCCACCAGTTCGGTCTGCACGTCACGGCCGGTCAGCGTCGCCGGCAGGTCGACGTACTCCCGCAGCCATGAAAGCGGGACCCGCATCAGATCTCCATCCCGAACGGCCGGGTGAACCGGACGTCGCCCTCGACCATGTCTCGCATGTCTTCAACGTTGTGGCGGAACATGAGCATCCGCTCGATTCCGAACCCGAAGGCGAATCCGCTGTACTTCTCGGGGTCGACCCCGCAGGCGGTCAGCACACGCGGGTTGACCATGCCGCAGCCGCCCAGTTCGATCCAGCCCTCGCTGGAGCAGGTGCGGCAGGGCCGGTCGGGGTTGCCGACGGAGGCGCCCTTGCACACGTAACAGAGCATGTCCATCTCGGCCGACGGCTCGGTGAACGGGAAGTAGGCGGGCCTGAGCCTGGTCATCATGTCGTCGCCGAAGAGCGCCTTGACCATGTGGTCGAGGGTGCCCTTCAGGTCGGCCATGGTGAGGCCCTCGTCCACGGCCAGCAGCTCGATCTGGTGGAAGACCGGGGTGTGGGTGGCGTCCAGCTCGTCGGTGCGGTAGGTCCTGCCGGGGCAGACCACGTAGACGGGCGCGCCGCGCTCCAGCAGCGAACGGGCCTGCACCGGTGAGGTGTGGGTCCGCAGGACGACGCCGGACTCGTCCCCCGTGACCCCCGCGGGGCCGTTGACGAAGAACGTGTCCTGCATCTGGCGCGCGGGGTGGTCGGGGGTGAAGTTGAGGGCGTCGAAGTTGAACCACTCGGCCTCCACCTCGGGGCCCTCCGCGACCTCGTAGCCCATGGCGACGAAGACGTCCGAGACACGCTCCATGAAGGTGGTCAGCGGGTGCCTGGCGCCGGGGACGGTCCGGTCGTAGGGCAGCGTGACATCCACTGCCTCCTCGACCAGCACGCGGGCGTCGCGCTCCGCCTCAAGCTCGGCCTGACGGGCGGCGAGCGCCTTGTTCACGGCCCCGCGCGCCTGGCCCACCCGCTTGCCCGCCTCGGCCTTGGCCTGCGGCGGCAGAGCGCCGATCTCCCGGTTGGCGAGCGACAGCGGTGAGGCGCCCCCGGTGTGGGCGGTCTTCGCCTGGGCGAGGGCTTCGAGGCCGGCCGCGGCGGCGAACGCGGCGAGCGCCTCGTCCCGCATGCGCTCGATCTCTTCCGGTTTCAGTGCCTCTACCTCGACTGGGTCGTACGACTTGTTGGGTGCCGACATCTCTTCCCGTGTTTCCGTGTGCTTCGCTGCGCCCGCCCCGGGATACGTACGCATCAGGGATGGACGCATCACAGGTGGCCGGGCCTGGCTTGAGGATCCCCGCGGACGGCGTGGACACAAAGGTGCCAAAAGCCGAGTCTAACGGGGGTGGAACCGTCACAGGCGCCCGCGGGCCGCCCGGCCTCTCCCGTCACCGGGTGTCACAGGAGGTGACACCTCTGGCCGGGTCTCTCGCGCGCAGAACTACGCGAGGTACGAGGGGGCCGCCACGGGCAGCGTAAATCGGAACTCCGCGCCGCCCTCGGGGCCCCTGCCGACGGTGATGCCACCCCCGTGCACCTCGACGATGCCCTTCACGATGTAGAGCCCGAGGCCGGTGCCGCCGCGCTTGCTGCCCCGCCAGAAGCGGGTGAAGACACGGTTCATGGATTCCTCCGGGATGCCTGGTCCCTCGTCGGCGACGGTGACGGCCGTCACGGGCGCCCCCGGCTCGCGCGGGGCGGTCGGCGGTGCTGTGGCGGGCCTGATGTCGATAGTGACGGTTCCTTCGCCGTGCCGCACCGCGTTTTCCAGCAGATTACTCAGCACCTGGTCGATCTTGTCGGGGTCGCCCCACAGGTCGGGCAGCGGGCGCGACACCCGGACGAAGAAGCGGTCCGGGCTCTGACCTGTGGCGATGTGCGCCTGGACGTGCCTGCCGACGGCCGCGGCGATGTCCACGGGCTGCCTGCGCAGCTCCAGGCGGCCCGCGTCGATACGGGAGATGTCGAGCAGCTCGGTGATGAGCCGGGTGACACGGTCGGCGTCCGCGTCAACCGTCTCCAGCATCAGCTTCTTCTGGTCGTCGGTGAACCTCTCCCACTTGGCGAGGAGGGTCGCGGTGAACCCCTTGACCGAGGTCAGCGGCGAGCGCAGCTCGTGGGAGACGGTGGCGATCAGCTCCGCGTGGCTGCGTTCCGTCCTGCGGCGGGCCTCCGTGTCGCGCAGCGAGATGACGACGCGGCGGACGGGCCCCGTCTGGTGGTGGCGGATGTAGCGGGCCGTGACCAGGACCTCACGGCCACCGGGCAGCAGAAGGTTGCGTTCCGGCTGGCCGACCCGGGTGGCGAGTCCGCCGTAAGGGTCGGTCACCTGCCACCAGCGGCGGCCTTCGAGGTCTTCCAGTGGCAGGCCCACTTCGAGCGGGCGGCCCAGCGCCTCGTCCCTGGGGATCGCGGTGATGCGCGCGGCCGCGAGGTTGAAGCCGATGATCCGACCGCTCTCGTCGGCGACGACGAGGCCGTCGGGGAGTTCGTCGGGGAGTAACCCAAGGACGTCCTCACCCCCGGCGGATTCCATGGTGGCGGCCCCGGAGCCCGCCTCCAGCGGTTTGCTAGTACCGACAGCCATCCCCGTACCCCACCTCTCGCAATGGTGCAGTGGGCCCCCGAGTGCGCCACCCTACTAGTCGTCGGTGACAGAGCGACAGCCTGACGGTCGGGGGGCGGAGTTGAGCGAATCAGGCCGCGCGCGCCCGCGCCCCGGCGATGCTCCCGCGCCACCCCGTGCGACGTGCGGAAGGTACGGAGGGGGAGGTGAGGGGCGGGAGGTGGCGAGGATGGGGGCGCGGACGGGGTGGGGCGCGCGCCGGGTGAAGGGGTGCGCCGAACGCGTGCGCCAGCGTGGGCTTGTATGCCGACGCACGGAACGTAGTGAGGGGCGCGTAGGCGGGGCGCGTAGGCCGGGTCAGGTGGTGTCGCCGACCGGGACAAGCGACCGGGAACGGACCGCCGGGACCGAAGTGCCGGCCGCGGGTGGCGCTGCGGGCCCGGCCCGGAGCGTCAATCGGCCCCACGTATCGGCGGCCCGAAGGTTCGGCCGACCTCGCGTATCGGCCGCCCCGGAGGACCGGCCGACCCCACGCACCAACCGCCCCGGAGGGTCAACCGGCGCGCTGTGCCCGCGCGGAGGCGTAGAGGCAGACCGCTGCGGCCGTCGCCAGGTTCAGGGACTCGGCCTTGCCGTGGATGGGCACCCGTACGACGGCGTCGGCCAGGGCACGGGTCTCCTCGGGCAGACCCCAGGCCTCGTTGCCGAAGACCCAGGCGGTCGGGGTGGACATGGTGCCCCTGTCCAGCTCGGTGTCGAGGTCGCCCTCGCCCGCCCCGTCCGCGGCGAGGATACGCACCCCCGCGTCGCGCAGCGCGTCGACGGCCCGCTCCACGGGTACGCCCACCGCGACCGGGAGGTGGAAGAGCGAACCGACGGAGGCCCGCACGCACTTGGGGTTGTAGAGGTCCACGGAGGCGTCGGTGAGGATCACCGCGTCGGCGCCGGCCGCGTCGGCGCACCGCAGGACGGTGCCCGCGTTGCCCGGGTCACGGACATTGGCGAGCACGGCGACGAGTTTCGGCCCGGCGCGCAGGACGTCACCGAGGGGCACGTCGAGGAAGCGGCAGAGGCCGATGATGCCCTGCGGGGTGACGGTGTCGGACATCTCGGCGATGACCTCGTCGCTCGCGAGGAGGACGGGCACACCGGCGGCGCGGGCCGCCGCGACCAGCTCCGCGTGGCGCTCCTCCGCGTCGGGGGTGACGTACACCTCGACGAGGTGGCCCGCGGCTTCACGTACCGCCTGGGGCCCTTCCGCGAGGAAGCGGCGTTCCTTGCCGCGGAAGCTCCGCTTGGCCAGCCGTCGCGCGGCGACGACGCGCGGCGAACGCAGGGAGGTCAGCTCGGGGGCCGCCATGGGGCTCACCTTCGGGGTTCTGGTGGTTCTGGGGCTCCGCCGGGGCGGAGGGGCCCGCACTCACCGAGGAGCGCGGGGCGCCGCGGCGGCGCGATCCACGGGTTCGTCAGTGGCTGACGGCGCCGGGACACCTGAGGACGCGGCGGCCGACGCCGGGGTAAGCGCGTACGGAGCGGCCGGCGCCGGGACACGCGCGCACACGGCGGCCGGCGTCGGGCTACGGGCGTACGCGGCGGCCGGTGCGGGGATACACGACACGCCTGCACGGGCGTCGGCACGGGAGCACGTGGCAGTGCGTGAGCCGTCGTGCCGCTCCGCGCGGGGGTCTCGACACACGCGGACCCGCAGGCCTGTGCAGCCTGCGGGTCCGGGAGCTTTACGGCTCGAAGAGCGCCGGATCAGGCGGCCTTCGGGGCGTTGACGTCGCTCGGCAGCGCCTTCTGCGCGACCTCGACCAGCGCGGCGAACGCGTTGGCGTCGTTCACGGCCAGCTCGGCGAGGATCTTGCGGTCCACCTCGATGTTGGCGGCCTTCAGACCCTGGATGAAGCGGTTGTAGGTGATGCCGTTGGCGCGGGCAGCGGCGTTGATGCGCTGGATCCACAGCTGACGGAAGTCGCCCTTGCGCTTCTTGCGGTCGTTGTAGTTGTAGACGAGGGAGTGAGTGACCTGCTCCTTCGCCTTGCGGTACAGGCGGGACCGCTGGCCGCGGTAGCCGCTGGCCTGTTCGAGAATCGCCCTGCGCTTCTTGTGGGCGTTGACTGACCGCTTGACGCGTGCCACTTGATAACTCCTTGCAGCGGGGCCGCGGGGTACTCACGCGGCCCGGAATCGA from Streptomyces tsukubensis encodes:
- the pheS gene encoding phenylalanine--tRNA ligase subunit alpha; this translates as MSAPNKSYDPVEVEALKPEEIERMRDEALAAFAAAAGLEALAQAKTAHTGGASPLSLANREIGALPPQAKAEAGKRVGQARGAVNKALAARQAELEAERDARVLVEEAVDVTLPYDRTVPGARHPLTTFMERVSDVFVAMGYEVAEGPEVEAEWFNFDALNFTPDHPARQMQDTFFVNGPAGVTGDESGVVLRTHTSPVQARSLLERGAPVYVVCPGRTYRTDELDATHTPVFHQIELLAVDEGLTMADLKGTLDHMVKALFGDDMMTRLRPAYFPFTEPSAEMDMLCYVCKGASVGNPDRPCRTCSSEGWIELGGCGMVNPRVLTACGVDPEKYSGFAFGFGIERMLMFRHNVEDMRDMVEGDVRFTRPFGMEI
- a CDS encoding sensor histidine kinase — encoded protein: MAVGTSKPLEAGSGAATMESAGGEDVLGLLPDELPDGLVVADESGRIIGFNLAAARITAIPRDEALGRPLEVGLPLEDLEGRRWWQVTDPYGGLATRVGQPERNLLLPGGREVLVTARYIRHHQTGPVRRVVISLRDTEARRRTERSHAELIATVSHELRSPLTSVKGFTATLLAKWERFTDDQKKLMLETVDADADRVTRLITELLDISRIDAGRLELRRQPVDIAAAVGRHVQAHIATGQSPDRFFVRVSRPLPDLWGDPDKIDQVLSNLLENAVRHGEGTVTIDIRPATAPPTAPREPGAPVTAVTVADEGPGIPEESMNRVFTRFWRGSKRGGTGLGLYIVKGIVEVHGGGITVGRGPEGGAEFRFTLPVAAPSYLA
- a CDS encoding TrmH family RNA methyltransferase, which gives rise to MAAPELTSLRSPRVVAARRLAKRSFRGKERRFLAEGPQAVREAAGHLVEVYVTPDAEERHAELVAAARAAGVPVLLASDEVIAEMSDTVTPQGIIGLCRFLDVPLGDVLRAGPKLVAVLANVRDPGNAGTVLRCADAAGADAVILTDASVDLYNPKCVRASVGSLFHLPVAVGVPVERAVDALRDAGVRILAADGAGEGDLDTELDRGTMSTPTAWVFGNEAWGLPEETRALADAVVRVPIHGKAESLNLATAAAVCLYASARAQRAG
- the rplT gene encoding 50S ribosomal protein L20, with amino-acid sequence MARVKRSVNAHKKRRAILEQASGYRGQRSRLYRKAKEQVTHSLVYNYNDRKKRKGDFRQLWIQRINAAARANGITYNRFIQGLKAANIEVDRKILAELAVNDANAFAALVEVAQKALPSDVNAPKAA
- the pheT gene encoding phenylalanine--tRNA ligase subunit beta; this encodes MRVPLSWLREYVDLPATLTGRDVQTELVAAGLEVETVEQLGSGLKGPLVVGKVLTIEELEGFKKPIRFCTVDVGTANSTGAPQEIVCGARNFAVGDKVVVVLPGAVLPGDFAISARKTYGKTSHGMICSADELGMGAWDSEDGIIVLPPEYEVGTDAIELLQLVDEVLDIAVTPDRGYCLSLRGIAREAAIAYGLPLRDPALLDVPGPNAFGHPVKIADPMGCDRFTARTVTGLNPEARSPVWLRRRLQKAGMRPISLAVDITNYVMLELGQPLHAYDRSRVDGPIGVRRAEPGETITTLDGAKRKLDPEDLVITDNRGPIGLAGVMGGANTEIADPTADQETGRASGTTDVVIEAAHFEAVSIARTARRHKLASEASRRFERGVDPQAASAAAQRTVDLLVLLAGGTADAGVTEVIAPSAPRTISLPADHPDRVAGVTYGRETVVRRLQEVGCDVYGQDELVVTVPSWRPDLTDPNDLAEEVIRLEGYENLPSTLPRPPAGRGLTERQRLHRKVGRTLSGAGYVEALNYPFISEQVFDQLGLDADDPARRVVTLANPLSDEEPALRTTLLPGLLGALRRNDGRGSHDLALFETGLVFHPRDEAKIASALPVDHRPSTEQIAGLDAALPDQPRHLAVVLAGAREQAGWWGKGRPGEWADAVEAARSVAREAGAELLVRQGRYGPWHPGRCAELAVSVEGTEHVIGYAGELHPGVLKTLGLPARTSAMELDLDTLERAGTGPVTAPRISAFPVATQDVALIVASEVPAADVEGALREGAGELLESIRLFDLFEGAQIGEGRKSLAYALRFRAGDRTLTVEEATAARDAAVALATERTGAALRGA